From the genome of Candidatus Hydrogenedentota bacterium:
CAGCGGCGGCTTCCACTGCGCGGACGACCCGGGCAGCACGGAAGACGGCTTTGTGCCGGGTCCCGGCGCGAACACGAGTTGCTGCCCGCACGACAGCGACTACGCGCCCAGCGGACCGGACTGGCAGGTCAAGCTGACGGAACTGTTGCGCGTGATCCAGTTCTACAATTCCGGCGGCTACCACTGGTGCCCCGGCGACGGGACCGAGGACGGGTTCTGCCCGGGCATTGCATAGCTTCGCCAAACGCGTGAATGACTTGTGCCCCGGCGCAGCCTGCGCGGCTGTGCCGGGGTTTCTCCACGAGTAGAGCGGACGCGCCGGTGTCCCGGAAGAATTCGAGCGCGGCCTGCTTCACCGGAGACCTGCTACCTTTCCGCCTTGGGTGCGTGCCGGAATGCCAGGCGCGCGCGGAAGGCGCCCGCGGTTGCGAATAACGTTTCCGTGTCAGGCCGTGAGCGCCCTTGTTCGCGCGCTTCCTGTACAGGTGCGATGCGGGCAACGCCGCGCGCTGCTATCTGTACCTGTTCTTCCCTGCCTTCGGGCGACGGGTGCTGCAGGAGATATTCCAAATCCGCGGCGCGTGACCGCGACGCGACGATGCAGATGACCTCCTCGCCGGGCGTTTCATCCAATGTGTAGTACTGTCCTTCCGCTGGAAGCCAATACTCGGCATCCGCCGCCAGTCGGGTTGCTTGCCCGCTCGTTTCCTTGCGCGGGAAAAGCCACGCGCCCTTCCCCGCGGAATCGTACTGATAGACGTACACGTAGCAGTCCGTGCGCGGACGCACGTAGACCTGATAGAGGTCGCGGGAGACCAGCACGCCTTCCCCCGAAACCACCTGTTCGCGGCCGCCCGACGGCGTCCGGCGGAACACGGCGACCTCCAGGGTGAGTTCGCGCCGGGCGCGCTCCGGCGCCTGCGCATCGACCCGCTCGACCTTTCTGACCTCGACTCTGCGGTTGACCGCATGTTCGAGCTCCGTGGAGGCGTGGCGTTTGATCAACATGTGTTCGCCGTGGCTGCAGGTCACTAACCGTTCCGCGAGGCGGGGCCATCCCGCGACGAGAAAAGTTCGCACGCTTTCGGCGCGCTGCAATCCGAGTTCATAGTTGTATTCGTCACTGCCGCGCGCATCCGTGTGCCCGCTGATCTCAAAACAGGCATCCGCATTCCCGGGGCTGGCGACAAGCATCTCAAGCGCCTTGCCAAGTTCCGTCAACTGTGCTTTCGCGCCGGGCACCAACACCGCGGAGTTGTAGCCAAACCCCACGCGCGCCTCGTTGAACGGCACCACCGGAGCGTTCACAACGCCGCCGATGCCCCGTGCGACTGGCGCTTCCAGCCGGGCGGCGATGTCTTTCGCCCCGAGCACGGCTCCTTCCGCCGCGGCCTCGGCGCGCAGCGCCTCCATGCGGCGCTGGGTGCATGCCGCTTCTTCGGGTGAAGGGTGATGTTTGAGGCCCTCTTCATAGCAGCGGACGGCATCCTCGTTGCGCCCGCAGCGGGCGTGTACGTCGCCCATTCCGAAATAGGCAATCGCCAAATCCGGGCGCAACGCGACGGTCTTCTCATAGCATTGCAGAGCCGCCTCGAAATCGCCCAGGCTCTCATAGACATCGCCGAGGTTATTCCACGCTTCGGCGAAGTCCGGTTCAAGCTCCAGCGCCTTGCAATAGAAATACGCTTTCTGCTGCAAAACATCAGGTGTTATGGTTTCGTTTTCGCGATTCAATTGCAGCGCCTGCTCGAAGAATGCCACCGCCTCGCTCGGGTGCGCGGCGCCCGCGGTCAGAGCCGGCCTGGCGGCGATGGTTTCCGCGCGCGCCGCGCGGCACCATAACCCCGGGAACACAAGCACCAGCGTCACAGCCATACAGAACCGCGCGTTGGAATTCTCAAATGCCTTTATCACAAATTGGTCCTCCCAGGGCAATACCCCGTAAACTGCATTGGCCTGGTCCCGCCAGCTCCGAGACCTGTAATGCTCACCCGCACGTTACTCCGCCACATGCCGAAAACCGCCTGACGCGACGACCCGGCCGTGTTGACCGAGTTCCTCTTCGACCGTTGCGCGCGCATCCTGCACCGGCGCAACACTTGATACCCCTTTGCGTAACGCAAGGACACGCGCGTTAATGCGCTCGATACTGGCATCCAAGCCGGTCATGGGCGCTTCGGACACAATCACGTACACCGTTTCCGTTCCCTGGCGCTCGTCGAGAACAAAACCATCCTTTGCGTCGGGGAAGACGTGCCTGACCCCGCCCTCGAGGCGCTGACCCAGCGGCAACGTCCATGTTCCCGCCCACAATCGGTTGAGCTCGCCCTGGCTGTCCAGCAACAACAGTTGCACGAAGGCGTCCCGGTTCAACTGGAGGGCCACTTGAAACTTCTCGCCAGAGGACAAAGCGCTTTCCGAGGTCAGCACCGTATGCTCGCCAGGTACCGCCGTCGAGGGCGCCCAAAGTTCCACCGATGCCTCCAGCGGGGAGGCATCCGAGGGCGGCGGCGCGGGCTGCTCCGTGATGGGCGGGGCGGGTCCGCTCGAAACGGCTTGCGGCGCCTGCCCGGCTGCTGGCGGAGCCGGAGACCGTGGAACAGCGGATGCGCGCGTTTCCTGGGCGCGCTGCGCATAACTCCAATACGCCAAGCCGCCGCCAGCGAGGACCAGTACGAGCAGCAGTGCCGCAATGACGCGTCTCCCCGGCCTGCATTCACGAAAACGGAACAAACGGCCATCGTCCGACTGCATGTAGAGCACCGGGATAAAGTACTCGCTCTGCGCGTCCGGGTTCGTGGCAGTCCGCCAGATTTCGCGACGGCCCTGCCGCATCGCGTCGTCCAATTGCCCGCATTGCGCCAGTGAAGTGTAGAACCCCCGGGCAAACGCCTTCGCGCCGTCGTCGGAGATGCGCAATTGCATGCCCACCACGGCGGGAAAATGACAGGCAAAGGCGCCAATGGCGGCCGTGCGGCAGCCGTTCAAAAAGACCAGCCGCACCTTCTTGCCCAGCAGGCATTGCGCCACGTCCGCCGTAGAACGCCATTCCATGCCGCCGTGAGGGCCGCAGAGCAGCAGTTCCGCCACGCCATGGGCATTAACATCGCCGTGACCGATGAAATGAATCACGTGGTGCCGCGCGGCTTCCTCATCCAGGCGCGCAAACGTGGCGTCCGGGCCGCGCAGGACGGTAATGCGCACCCGCGCCCCGAGCGGCTTCAGGGCTTCGCTCAACGCGGCTATTTCACCATCGATATCCAGCGCCCATTCCGGCGGCAGGTTCGCGGGCTCCGGCGCGAATACAGCTACCCGCACCGGCAGACGGTCCACGCGGAGTTCCGGGCTTGCCAGGCCGGGCGCGGAATCGACACGCCGCACCACCGAAACGGGTTCGCTAAGCACGAAGGGCCCCGATACGCCGCTGACCACGCCCGGCTGCCCGCAATGAATCATTTCAAGAGGGATGCGGCACAGCTCTTGAGCGGCGTGACTCTTGAATTCAAAGACAACGCGGACAGCCGGCAAGGAGGCCGTGCCGCCGAACGCGTGGTTCCAATGGATGCGCGCACTCGACGTGAGTTCTTCGGGGGTCAGAAACAAGCGATCGAAGATATCCGCGCCCGTTTGCTGCAGATATTCCCGCAACCGGGCGCCACCGGACGAATAAGACGGACCGTCCTCCGGCATAAGGTCGCGCGTCGCGGAGCGCGTGCGGTCCTCCCATACCTGAGCGTTCTCGATCCAGCGCGCGATGCTCGCGGCGTCTGCGCGTCCCCACGCTTTGCCCGCGCCGGCAAAGTCCCAGAGCGCCGTCAGCCCCCCGGTGGTCCTATCGAACGTTAAGTCCGCCAATACGTCGCGATAACCCATGCGTCTCGCCACCTTACCCGGTTCGTAAACACGTTATCTACAGGTCCACCACCAATGATAATGTCGCCGCGCCCGCCCATCCCCTTTCAAGATAGCAGTTCTACTGTCAGCACGTCACGCTGGCTGCCCCCGGTTACGCCCAAGAACAAGGCAACCCGATTCGTGTCTGCCCCGGCGCCCGCATTCGCGTCCGAAACATGACGGCCCGGAGGCCCGCGGCTGCACCCCCGTCGTCCAGCGAAACGGTCTGCCATTACCTCAGCGGCTTGAGAACCACAGAATATAGTAAAGACTCTTATACGAGTCGCGAAGCCGCCTGTTGGCCACGTGGTTTCACGCACTGTTGCGGCACTTCAAGAACCTCTGGCAACTTGTCTGGCCCAGGCGCGCACAGGCCGGACCGGACGGGCCCTAACGCAGTGGTCCGCGCGACCTCAATACTTCCGGATTCAGGCAGTTGGGCGGGGTGTCACCGCGCAGGCAGGCGATAATATTGGCCGCGGCGATTTCGGCCATGCGCGCGCGTGTTTCGGCGGTTGCGCTGCCAAGGTGAGGGAGCAGCACGGCGTTTTCGCAGGCCAGCAGCTCGGCGCGCACCCCCGGCTCGTGTTCAAAAACGTCCAGTCCAGCGGCAAAGATCTCACCCTGCCGCAGCGCGGCGGCGAGAGCCGCTTCGTCCACAATCGGGCCACGAGCGGTATTGACGAGCACGGCGGTCCTCTTCATTGCGCGGAACTCCGCCGCCCCGAACGCGTGCCGCGTCTCCGGCGTCAGCGGACAATGCACCGAGATGAAGTCCGATTCCCGCAAGAGTGTTGCCTTATCCACATGGGCCGCGTTCAGTTGGGCCGCGATGCCGGCCGGGAGCATGGCGACATCGTGATAGAGTACGCGCATGTCGAAGGAGCGCGCGCGCCGCGCTACGGCCTGGCCGATGCGGCCCATACCGTATATGCCCAGCGTCTTGCCGTGTACGTCCACGCCGAGCAACAGCATAGGCGCCCAGCTCTCCCAGCGCCCCGCCCGCAAGTAGCGCTCTCCTTCGCCGGCCCGTCGCGCAGCGGCCATGAGCAGCGTCCAGGCAAGGTCAGCCGTCGTTTCCGTCAACACCCCTGGCGTGTTCGTCACGACGACGCCGCGCGCGGTCGCCGCGGGCACGTCCACATTGTCATAACCCACGGCATAGTTGGCCACTATCCGCAACTGAGGCCCCGCCGCCTCCAGTACCTCCGCATCCACGCGGTCCGTGAGGATAGGAAGCAATGCTTCTACGCCGCGCACCGCGGCAAGCAGTTCCTCGCGCGGGATTACCCGGTCCTGGGGAAACACGCCGACTTCATTCGTTCCGAACGCCCCAGTCAACAGGTCGAGGGCGCTTTGCGGCAAGCGGCGGCAGACAAAAACGCGCATGAGAATCGTGTCCCTTCGCGATTGGTCACCAAGGTTGAGAAGATACCAATTCCCCTGCCTATGGGACAACGGAACGGCATCCAAGATGAGCCAGGGAAGGACGCTTGGACCGACCTGGCCGCGGCACCACTCAGAAAGCGTCCGCCAGAAGGGCCCGATTATGTACACGGGCATTGCGACCCCCCAGGAAGGAGCGCGAACCATCGGCATTTGGTTGAGCGCCCACAGGTACTCTCGCTGCCGGATGCGGCCATGGTCCTCATCGATGACTGGCGTGGTTCGCGCCCGATTCCCGCGCCTCTGCCAGGGCGGGCGCGCTGCGGCCGATGCGCGAGTCAGCCCCCCGCCGGCAGGTGCTCCGCCAACTCGCTTGCCAGGTGCAATGGTGACGTGGTCTTCTGCCCATGCGGCGCAGTCGTGCAGGGCTTCCGCAACACCGTAATCTTCTCTGGAAATCCTACCGTCTGGTCGGTTTCTATGGTGTCCCATACGTGCCGGTAGGAGAAGGGGGACCGTAAGGAAGCGGGCTTCTGTGCCGTGTGACGGTGTCTATCGAAGGCGTTCATCCTGCCCAAAAACGCCTGTTTTCCGGGGAGTGACAGCGTCCTCATGACGTGCATACCGTTCGCGAGGAAGTGTTTCAGAACGCGCATCCATGAGTTTGGCATGACGTTTGCTCTCTCGTTCCGTGCCTGCAGGACATAACGTCAAGCACCTCAACAAGGCAACTCAGCAAGGGAGAAACGCCATGTTCAGTTTCGCCGAGTTTCTTGCCAGTTTAATTACCTTTGTCATTGAGTATTTAACGGCATGGGTGCTATCTGCCCTCTTTCCGGAGGAAGAGGGAGAGGAATGAGAACCTTTCAACCGGGCGGTCCCACCCGCTCCCGCGCAACGAGGGCTCCATCGAACACAGACCACAACCATAGGAGGTGAGCACGCATCATGTTTGAATTTCAGGATTTCCTCGCGCAACTGACGGCTTGGTTTCTCGGCGAGGCCGCCGCATTTCTTATCGGTTTCGTTGAGACCTTATTCGCCGGGCCCGCGTCTCTCGTATAGCTGTTGTATCCCCGCCGCCCACGGTCCCGAGCCCCGCTTCCGGTGCCCGGGACCTTCGTCCTGCTCTTCCCGTTTCTCCTTTGCGAAACCAAGTGCCGTGGCCGGTCCAATCGCATGGGCGCCTCGGGAAGACTGGGACGCGCCATACGGGCGTGTTATGCTGGCCAGCGTTACGATGAGGTCCGTACACCCTCAGAGGAGCAAGGTCGGCCATGAGCAAATCACAACGCAAGAACGATAATCGGAGAGTCGCGGCCCATGCGGCATGGCTGGTCGCGGCTCTCGCAGCGGGCTCAATGCTTGCCTTCGCGAAAACGGCCGCCGCGGCCCCGCCGGATTTCGAGGCGCGCATACGTTCGGGCGAATTGCGGGAGGCTAATGCGGAGTGGTGGGGTTTCCAGCCTGAGGACGCGACGGCGTGTCTTCAGGCCGCGATCGATTCGGGCGCCGCGCGCGTCGTCGTGCCATACATGGGCGCGGACTGGGTCGTAACCCCGATCCGGTTGCGCGGCAACCTGGAACTCACATTCGAGCCGGGCGTGGTCGTGCAGGCGAAACAGGGCGAATTCAAGGGCAAAGGGGATTCGCTGTTCTCCGCGGCGGATGAATCGCGCGTCAAAATCACGGGCTACGGCGCTACGCTGCGCATGCGGAAACAAGATTACCAGAACCCCCCCTACGAACCGGCGGAATGGCGCATGACGCTGAGCCTTACCGGTTGTACCGGCGTGCAGGTCGAAGGGCTGCGCCTCGAAAGCAGCGGCGGCGACGGCATCTACATCGGAGCGTCCGCCGCACAGCCGTACTGCCGCGACGTCGTGATACGCAACGTCCTCTGCCTCGACCACCACCGGCAAGGCATCAGCGTCATCACCGCCGAGAACCTCCTCATCGAGAACTGCCTCCTCAGCGGCACGCGCGGCACCGCGCCGCAGGCGGGCATCGACCTCGAACCCAACGGGGCGGACGAGCGGCTGGTCAATTGCGTGATCCGCAATTGCGTCATGGAAGACAACGCGGGCGCGGGCATGCTGGTTTATCTCAAGCCGCTGACTGCGGAAAGCCTGCCCGTTTCCATACGTTTCGAGAACTGCTGCGTGAAGAGCGGCGCGGATCAGGGCATGGCCGTCGGCGCCGTGCGCGACGGATTGCAGGGGAGCATCGAGTTCGTCAACTGCACCGTCGAAAACACGGCCCGCGGCGGCGCGTTCGTATATGACAAATCGGCGGACGGGGCCGTTGTCCGGTTCCTTGGCTGCAAATGGGGCCACGCCGCCACCGCGCCCGCAACTTCGGGCCCACGCGCCCCGCTGCTCATTTCGCTGCTGCGCGCGTCCATCACGGACCACATCGGCGGCATCGAATTCCAGGATTGCGTCCTCTACGACGGCCAGGACCGTCCCGGGCTGGTAGCCGAATGCGACGCGGAGCGCGGCCGCATCACGAACGTGTGCGGGAACTTGCTGATCCAGAATCCCTTTGGCGCGCGCGTGCTCCTGGAGCCCGCGGAAGGCGCGGCCTGCACACTCACCGTCTCCCCTGCTTCCCCGTAACGTCCGCGCCGCCGTGGCAGGGGCATCTTGCCCATGCACTCCACGGTCCCCGCTTTCGCGGGGAGGACGCCCGCGCCACGCAGTCAGGAAGGGCGGCCCGAAGGCCGCCCTTCGGATAGCGTCGTAGGCCGTACTCAGTTCATGCCGGTGAAAGTCAGGATTCCGACAAGTCCGAGGATTTCCGCGACGGACCGGGTAACAGGCTGCACGCCGCCCGGTGGCTGCACGAATCGTAAGAAGTCCACATGGCCGTCCAGGTAGAGTACGTTCGCCCCGCCGGGAATGTGGTTGAAATCAGAGGCCCGCGTGGCGATCTGGTCGAACATGATAAACACCGTGCTCTGAGCCTGCGCCGTGGCGGCGGGGTTGTTGATATCCGTGATCAGGAAACGCTCGATGCCTTCCCGCAGACGGTAGATCGTGTTGCCGCCGCCATTGCCGACGCCGGTTACCGCATCCCCGCTAACATCGGCATCGACCCCCTTCTGGATAAGGGTGTTGTCGTTGGCCATCAGCCCGCTGACAACGTCGCTATTCGTTATCATCGCCTGCAGTCCGCCGACAAGTTGCGCCGGGCCGGACACCGGGGTGCCTGAGGGCGGCAGCAGGCTGGGGTCAACGCCCGGAAGCATCAACGCCAGCGCAAGCAAGCCGGAAGCGTCGACCGTGCCAAACTCGTCGCCGATCCGGTCGAATACCCAGCCCAGATAGACATAGCTTGCATCGACCGCTTGCGCGCATTCGTCAGTGTCATTGCCCGCCCAGCCGAAGCAGAAGTCGCCGGTATCCGGGTCCTTTGCCTTCTCGACGCTCGTGCCCAGGCTGGAATCCGAGGGACAGAAGGCAATCATGGGATCATTCAGATACTCGGGATAGAGGGTGAACAGATTCGGCCCCAAATCGACCCAGATCGCGCGGCTTCCGTCCTTTTTCGGGAAGGAACCAAACTGCATGGGCGGGAACCGTTCGCCCGGGTCCTCGCCGGAATACATCTTGTATACCAGTCCCCACTCTTTCAGGTTGTTCTGGCAGCTGGCACGGCGCGCCGATTCGCGCGCCCGCGCCAACGCCGGTAGCAGAATCGCGGCCAGAATCCCGATGATCGCGATCACGACCAGCAGTTCGATTAGCGTGAAACCTTTCTTGCGCGAAGGTACCATAATTAGAACTCCTTTTCTTGTGATGAAGACGCTCAAAAACACAGAAAGACCCACCTCCTCGAAAAGCTAGAATAACCCGAATTGCTGGCGTTGTCAATACCCGAAACATACCCCCGAAACATACCCCCAAGACACACCCCGAAGCGGGGCGTTTGCGCCGGGCGTGCGGCCGTCCGGTAACGACAGACACCGGTCGGGGACGCAGGGGCGACTTGCATTCCTGGAGCGCTCGAAGCACAATATTGCAGTCGTACTTTTGCCGTTGCCGCAGCTTGGGAAGAGGCGCATGTCCGCACGAAATTACGACAAGAATCAGAATACCTTTGAGATTCTCTATCGCATCCAGTGCGATGATGACTCCACCTACGAGTTTCCCGTAGTGCTGAACACCCGCACTCTGGAACGCATCCACGACGTTCCTGAAACGCCTCCCGATTGGGCGCGGATTGGCCTATGGGAACCCGGAGTATGCGAACTCGACCCGAACCGGCACCAATACTGTCCGTTGGCGCTTGCCGTGTCCGGCATGGTCGAGCAATTCCGGGAACTGCTTTCTTACACGGAAGTCACGGCGACCGTCGAGACCCCCCAGCGCATTATGGTCAAGCGCACCACGGTCCAACGCGCGCTGAGTTCGCTGATCGGGCTGCTCATGGCCACCAGCGGTTGCCCGAGCATGGCCTTCTTGAAACCGCTTGCCCGGTTTCACATGCCCTTTGCCACGCGCGAGGAAACCATCTTCCGCGTGGTGGGCGCCTACCTCTTCGGCCAATACCTGCTTCACCACCGCGGACTCCCCCACGACATGAATCTGGACAAGCTGCGGGAATCGTATGCGCGCGTCCACGCCATCAATATCAGTCTGGCGCGACAGCTTGGCGACGTGCCCGGCGGCGACGCGAATGTAAACGCGGTTGTTCTGCTCGACCTGTTCGCGCAGGAATTCCCGCCGGCCATCGACGAGCACATGGCGGAAATGGCGTATCTGTTCGCGGACTATGTGGACGAAGCCGAATCGCCCCTCACCCCATAGGCAAACCGTACGGACGCCCCGCTACTTCCCTTGAAACTCGGGCGGGCGCTTCTCGAAGAAGGCTGCCATGCCCTCTCCCACGTCCTCGCTGACGATTAGCTGGCTCTGTGCCCAGCGCTCCAGCGCCATCTGCGTGTACCGGTCGAGACCATCCCCTTCGTCAATAATCTTTTTGGCCATACCGACCGCAAGGGGAGCATTCCGCGCAATGCCCCGCGCCAGTTCGGCCGCGGCGGCGGCCAGATGGTCCGCCGGCGCGACACGATTCACAAGCCCCCACAGCAGCGCTTCCTCCGCACCGATTTCGCGGGCCGTCATGAGCATATCCTTGGCACGGCTCGGGCCGATGATGCGGCTCAGCCGCGTCGTGCCGCCCACATCGGCCACGAGGCCCAGCCGCGTTTCCGGAATGCTGATGCGCACATCCTCCGCCGCCACGCGCAGGTCAAAAGACAGCGCAAGCTCAAGCCCAAGGCCGATCACCTTCCCGTTCAGCGCGCCAACCACCGCGACCTCCGCAGCTTCGATGCGGTTCAGGTGATGCTGCATTGTGGCGGCGAGGCGTCGCAGCCAGCGCCCGGGATGCTGGTCCGCGCATTGCGCGCGCGCCAAGGCAAGCGCCGGCACATCCACCCCCGCTGAAAACACCGGGCCCTCGGCATCGACGATCACCGCGCGCACGCCCGGCTGTGCTTCCGCCGCACACACCGCGTCCGCGATTTGCTTGAGCATGTCGAGGTGAAGGGCATTGCGCTTGCCCGGCCGGCTCAACGTGACAAAATGAAGCGGGTCTTCCGTCCGTGTCTTGACATACTGCTCGGCGGCCATGGCGTCTCTCCCCGCGGGACCATCCCCGCGTCAGGATCGTGCCGCACGCATGAGGCCGGAGTCCAGCGCGAGCGGCTCCCCTTCCGGCACGCACTTATATTGCTCAAAGTCCGTGTAACCGACCTGGCGCAGGAAATCCTCGTCAATCAGCGCCCGCCCATTCGACGCTTCCGGGTGCTGTACGACCTCCCAGACCGCATCCGCCAGGATATCCGCCTTGCGCCAAACCGCCGGGTCACCGAGCCCGAAGTTGATTGTTGCGTAGGATTCGATGATCGTCTTGGGCCAGAGCGCCGTCGCGCGGATATGGTAGTCTTGCATCTCCCGCGCCAGCCCCAAGGCAATAATCGTCATGCCAAACTTGCTGATCATGTAGGCGATATGGCCGGGCACGATGCTGAGGTCTACGGGCGGCGACATCATGATCACGTGGCCGCTCTTCTGCGCCTTCATCGTTTCCAGGAACGCCTCCGTGACGGCATACGCCCCGCGCGCGTTGACTTCCATCACGAGATCGAAGCGGTTCATGGGCGTTTCGTCCATCGGCCGCCACCAGAGGGCCCCGGCATTGTTGATAACCACGTCTACGCGCCCGAAGCGGTCCAGCGTGGCCCGCGCGGCCGCCTGCACACTGGCCAGGTCCCGCACGTTACACGGCACGGGCAGTACGCCGGTTCCGTATTGAGCGATTTCCTCCGCGGCGGTGAAAATCGTCCCATCCAGCTTTGGATGCGGCTCGACTGTCTTGGCAGCGATGACGATGTCGTAGCCCTCGCGCGCCAGTTTGACGGCGCAGGCCTTGCCGATGCCCCGCGAAGCCCCCGTGATAAATGCCACTTTGCGCATATGCGTGATTTCCAGCATGGGTTGCGCGTCCGCCGACATTCAACGTAACGCCGGACAAACGCATAGGAGGAACGCCCGGAGAGACGGTCTGGATTCCCGGGCGATACGCGCCGTGAAGGAGAACCAGTCAGGGTGCCGCCGAGCCCTCTTGGTCTTACGGCAGGCGCGCAGCACAAGCGAGGAACTTGAGTCTCGGCCGCTCCGTAACGGAGGGGTTTTCAACGCGCCCATGCATTCACTGTAAATTACAGCGCCCCGGCCGTCGACCGGACCGGGGCGCCTGAGTCGCTTGGTGGAATTAGTGTTTCTTCGCGGCTTCCGCGGCAAGCACCTTGAGTTCGCGCTTGAGGATTTTGCCCGTCGGGCCTTTCGGCAATTCCGGCAGCACCTCGACTTCCTTCGGCCACTTGTACTTGGCCATCTTCTCCTTGATGTATTGCACGACCTCGTCCGGCGTCAAGGTCTGGCCCTCTCTGGCGGAGACGTAGATCTTCACTTCTTCGCCGCGCAATTCGTCCGGGATACCGACGACGGCCGCTTCGAGCACTTTCGGGTGCGCATAGAGGACTTCCTCAATCTCGCGCGGGTAGATATTCATCCCGCCGCGAATGATAAGGTCCTTCTTGCGGTCCACGATATAAAAATAGCCATCCTTGTCGAAGCGGCCCATATCGCCCGTATGAAACCACCCGTTCACGACGGCTTCCCGCGTGGCTTCCGGCCGGTTAAAGTAGCTCTTCATGACATTGTGTCCGCGAACAACGATCTCACCCACTTCGTCCGTCTCGCAGAAAGAGCCGTCATCGCGCATACACCGCATGTCCACGCCCCAGATGGGCTTGCCGATGGAGCCGACGCGCACTTCCTCGCCTTCCAGCGTGAAAGAGACCACCGGACTCGTCTCGGAGAGACCGTAGCCTTCGAGGATCGTGATGCCGTAGCGTTCGCGGAACCGGCGATGCACCTCTTCCGGAAGAGCGGCGCCGCCCGACACGGCCATCTTGACCGAGGAGAAGTCGTAGTCTTGCCAGTTCTGCTGGTTCAAGATGAAGAAGTACATGGTCGGCACCATGGCGACCAGTTTGATATGGTCGCGCTGGATGACCTGCATCGCCTTTTCCGTTTCGAAACGCGGCAACATGGAGACGGTGGCCCCGGAAAGAAAACTCGCGTTCATGATGCAGGTCTGGCCGAACGAGTGAAAGAGCGGCAACACCGCGAGCGCGACATCGCCCGGCGTCACTTTCACGATCTCCTTCGACGCGTAATACGCATTGAAAAAGAGATTGAAGTGCGTGAGTTCGGCCCCCTTTGGCGCCCCCGTGGTCCCCGAGGTGTACAGCAACACCGCCGTGTCGTCGGGCATCGTTTGATGCACCTCGAATTCCGTATCCGCGGAGATCATCAGGTGCATGAAATTCTCGCCGACCGCGGGCGCTTCCATGTCTTCCATCGAGCTGACGATAACGAGGTCGCGGCAGGAGTCCACGGCCGTGAACGCCTTCGTCGCTTCTTCCTGAAACAGTTTGAAAGCAAAGAACACCTTCGCCTGAGAATCGCGCAAGTAGTGTTCGATCTCGTGATGCTGGTAGAGCACGTTCACGGGCACGACCACCGCCCCCGCCTGCAGGATGCCATAATAGATGATAGGAAAGTGGGGCGTGTTTGCAATCATCATGGCGACTTTGTCGCCGGGGCCGACTCCTTTCGCGCGCAAGACGTTAGCCACGCGCTTGACCGCGGAGACGACTTCCGCGTAGGTCATCTTGCGGTCGTCGAGGATCACCGCATTCGTGTCGGGGTATTTCCTCGCGGTCACGTCCAGGAACGAAGCAAGATTAAGCATGGGATGTCCTCTCCGTTACGGCCTGCCGGCTGTACAATCATTCCTTCCACTTTCGCACACTGCGCGAACCAGCAGCGCCCGGGGGGCGCCGCGCTCACATCCGCCCCCTTCGCGGTCAGTAGAGTACGTAAAGCCTCGCAAGAATTCCAGTCACGGCCTGGCC
Proteins encoded in this window:
- a CDS encoding prepilin-type N-terminal cleavage/methylation domain-containing protein, producing the protein MVPSRKKGFTLIELLVVIAIIGILAAILLPALARARESARRASCQNNLKEWGLVYKMYSGEDPGERFPPMQFGSFPKKDGSRAIWVDLGPNLFTLYPEYLNDPMIAFCPSDSSLGTSVEKAKDPDTGDFCFGWAGNDTDECAQAVDASYVYLGWVFDRIGDEFGTVDASGLLALALMLPGVDPSLLPPSGTPVSGPAQLVGGLQAMITNSDVVSGLMANDNTLIQKGVDADVSGDAVTGVGNGGGNTIYRLREGIERFLITDINNPAATAQAQSTVFIMFDQIATRASDFNHIPGGANVLYLDGHVDFLRFVQPPGGVQPVTRSVAEILGLVGILTFTGMN
- a CDS encoding enoyl-CoA hydratase/isomerase family protein gives rise to the protein MAAEQYVKTRTEDPLHFVTLSRPGKRNALHLDMLKQIADAVCAAEAQPGVRAVIVDAEGPVFSAGVDVPALALARAQCADQHPGRWLRRLAATMQHHLNRIEAAEVAVVGALNGKVIGLGLELALSFDLRVAAEDVRISIPETRLGLVADVGGTTRLSRIIGPSRAKDMLMTAREIGAEEALLWGLVNRVAPADHLAAAAAELARGIARNAPLAVGMAKKIIDEGDGLDRYTQMALERWAQSQLIVSEDVGEGMAAFFEKRPPEFQGK
- a CDS encoding SDR family oxidoreductase; this encodes MRKVAFITGASRGIGKACAVKLAREGYDIVIAAKTVEPHPKLDGTIFTAAEEIAQYGTGVLPVPCNVRDLASVQAAARATLDRFGRVDVVINNAGALWWRPMDETPMNRFDLVMEVNARGAYAVTEAFLETMKAQKSGHVIMMSPPVDLSIVPGHIAYMISKFGMTIIALGLAREMQDYHIRATALWPKTIIESYATINFGLGDPAVWRKADILADAVWEVVQHPEASNGRALIDEDFLRQVGYTDFEQYKCVPEGEPLALDSGLMRAARS
- a CDS encoding long-chain fatty acid--CoA ligase produces the protein MLNLASFLDVTARKYPDTNAVILDDRKMTYAEVVSAVKRVANVLRAKGVGPGDKVAMMIANTPHFPIIYYGILQAGAVVVPVNVLYQHHEIEHYLRDSQAKVFFAFKLFQEEATKAFTAVDSCRDLVIVSSMEDMEAPAVGENFMHLMISADTEFEVHQTMPDDTAVLLYTSGTTGAPKGAELTHFNLFFNAYYASKEIVKVTPGDVALAVLPLFHSFGQTCIMNASFLSGATVSMLPRFETEKAMQVIQRDHIKLVAMVPTMYFFILNQQNWQDYDFSSVKMAVSGGAALPEEVHRRFRERYGITILEGYGLSETSPVVSFTLEGEEVRVGSIGKPIWGVDMRCMRDDGSFCETDEVGEIVVRGHNVMKSYFNRPEATREAVVNGWFHTGDMGRFDKDGYFYIVDRKKDLIIRGGMNIYPREIEEVLYAHPKVLEAAVVGIPDELRGEEVKIYVSAREGQTLTPDEVVQYIKEKMAKYKWPKEVEVLPELPKGPTGKILKRELKVLAAEAAKKH